GTTGCGCAAAACAGGGGCAGGCGGGCTCTGAAACCCCTTCAGCCCACGCAACATCCAAATCACCCTTCGGAAAGGGCTCTGCCCGAATCCCTTTGAAATCCAGCAAATTCGGGTTTATTCTCGGCTGTGAAAGCTTGTGGAAAACGGAGGCTCGCCATTGGAATCGAGCAGTAAGACGGTAGTGCAGCAGCTGGCGGCCAAACGCCAGAGCGGGGATCCCATCAGCCAGGCCCGAGGTGAGGCTTGTCCCGATCCTGTCTGGGTCATCGAAATTCTCGACAAACTGCGCGCGATCGTGCTCGACCAGACACCTGATGAGCGGCTGACCGCCGACATCGAAGTCGTGCACGGTCTGATCGCAGGGTTGATCGGTCATGAGCGGGCGGGCAAGTTGATCGACGAGCTTCCCGAGGTCCGCGAATGCGTGTGCATGGACGTGGACGCCGCTTTCCAGGGCGATCCCGCTGCCAAGACCTTTGCCGAGGTGATCGTGGCCTATCCTTCGGTCTTTGCGGTTTCGACCTACCGCATCGCGCACCAGTTCTATCTGCTCGAGGCGCCCGTCGTCGCTCGCATCATGGGTGAGCATGCGAAGAGCCGTACCGGTATCGATATCCACCCCGGAGCAACTATCGGTTGCCACTTCTTCATCGATCACGGGACGGGCGTTGTCGTGGGTGAGAGCGCGATCATCGGCAACCGCGTGAAGATGTATCACGGTGTGACCCTGGGTGCGTACTCGAACAAACACGGGCGACTCGACGTGGGCAAGAAGCGTCATCCGACGATCGAGGACGATGTAACGATCTATCCGAATGCTTCCATCCTCGGTGGTGAGACGGTGATCGGCAGTGGCTCGGTGATCGGAGGCAATGTCTGGATCACGGAGTCGGTACCTTCGCACACGCGGGTCCAGATCGAGAAGCCACGTCTGCAAGTTCGCCAGAAGAACGACCAGGAAGCCGGTTCCGTCGAGGGCTGGGACATCTGAGTCGCGCCCGTCGCAACCTGTCGGTTGCGGGGAATTCCTGGCGTTCGCCCAACCCGCAAGTCCGGGAGGACTCTCTTGCGGCCGGCTATTCTCCTGCAGTCACTGACTTTGCCGGGGAATACCATGAACAAGTGGATGGGCTTTCTATGCGGCTTCGCCGGGGTTGTTGCGGCTGCCCATGTTGCGTGGGCCGAGATGCCACCTGCTGTGGAGATTCAAGCGGACCGCGAACTAGCGGATGAGATTCGCGCTGATCTCGAGGCGCAAGAACGTCAGCAGATCGAGACCGATCTCAGTCCGATCCACGGTGAACTTCCCGCGATCTCTCCAGAACAGAACGACGAGTTCGATCAGCCGGGTTCCTTCGACTCCGATTCTGTAGATGGGACGACCGATCCCGATGAGCTATTGATCGGCGATGACGGCGAGCCGCTCTATCCTCGCGATGACGAGGAGCCGGTTCCGGACTCAAAGAGCGGCAAGCCCGTGCCGGGTGCAGCAGAGAAGATCGAGCAGGATGCGGATGAAGACTATCCCGCGGACGAGTCCGGGGCTCCTGGCGGTCTGATCGACGGAGAAATCGAAGCGGGCCAGCCCAATGGCGACATCGAGACCATGGACCCCGACGATCTCGATGTGGATCGCTCGGCCACCGGGTCCGACGAGGACGATTAGCCCCGGATTCTTACCCGGCTTGCTTCACTGCCTGACGTCGTGCGAGTTCGGCCAGCGCGTATACGAGGGCCAATGAACGGTACGGGCGCCAACGCTTGGCGTAGTTGCGCATCTCGGCTTCACTGGCACTTTCCTTTCGTCCCAGGAGATCGCGGGCCAGGTATTTGAGGACGGCGAGGTCGGCGGCCGGGTAGGCATCGAGGCGCGCCAGGCCGCGAATCAGCACGACCTCCGCCGTCCAACGACCCACGCCCTTGATCTGGCAAAGGCGCTCGATCACCTGCTCGTCGTCGAGTACCGCGAGTTCTTTATCGGCCAGTTCGCCGCGTTTGAACGCCTGCGCCAGAGCGTGGATTGTGCGCGCCTTTGCGGCCGTAAGCCGGAAGGTCCGCAGGGTCGTTTCACTCTCTCGAGCGACGCGCTCCGCTGCCGGAAACGCGTAGTAGGTCATGCCGTCGAAGCGCGCGCGGCGACCGAGTTTGCCAATCAGGTCATCGCGAATCGAGAAGGCGAACTTCAGGTTTACCTGCTGGCACAACACGGTTGTGACCAGGGCTTCCCAGACATCGGGAGCACCCGCCACGCGCAGGCCGCGGAAGTGAGTCATTGGTTCGCAGAGCAGGGGATCGTCCTTGAAGTTTCGACAGAAGGCGCGCAGGTCTGCGCGTGCGCCGAGTCCCCGTTCCAGCACACGCTCTGCCGCTCCGCGTGCTGCTTCTCGTTGGGCTCCCTTGCCCTGCATGCGCACATGGAGAGTCGCGCGCGATACGGGACCTCGTTGGTGCACAGATACGAGCAACGGCTGGCGTTCGACGATCATCAGACGTCGATAGCCAGAATCATCGACACGGTCGACCCGTTCGGGAAAGCGCTGGAAGCGGGA
This genomic stretch from bacterium harbors:
- a CDS encoding DNA-3-methyladenine glycosylase 2 family protein — its product is MYSEQMEFEYRPRGPYSLALTASRFQRFPERVDRVDDSGYRRLMIVERQPLLVSVHQRGPVSRATLHVRMQGKGAQREAARGAAERVLERGLGARADLRAFCRNFKDDPLLCEPMTHFRGLRVAGAPDVWEALVTTVLCQQVNLKFAFSIRDDLIGKLGRRARFDGMTYYAFPAAERVARESETTLRTFRLTAAKARTIHALAQAFKRGELADKELAVLDDEQVIERLCQIKGVGRWTAEVVLIRGLARLDAYPAADLAVLKYLARDLLGRKESASEAEMRNYAKRWRPYRSLALVYALAELARRQAVKQAG